A single Mytilus trossulus isolate FHL-02 chromosome 12, PNRI_Mtr1.1.1.hap1, whole genome shotgun sequence DNA region contains:
- the LOC134692288 gene encoding G-protein coupled receptor dmsr-1-like, which produces MEFLNNTTFSYEIWTGSQLPDHDALTTFSLAYGKVHGYVSLLVCFFGIPTNIINITVLTRKHMQTSINLILTWMAVSDMLTMVTYVPFVVHFYIQYGTYELSAEKNTKIWMEYLLFHINFSALTHTISIWLGVSLAIFRYMHLKSSETGNLVHVRRIIRARIGIFVIIACSVLLMIPNFMSTSLELKANTSEIVYIIEDTNIGTPNITLINFVNMCIYSALAKFVPCLLMIVFGGLLLRTLDMQVRVRRKRMKKLGVIMTRPLNTSRTTVLLLIVMILFLITELPQGILIVLSLFKSGFFLDVYIPLGDVMDILALVNNAINFVLYCSMNREFRRTLVRILCTRGLKHYRTHANTIATGTELVTEAAQKLSMMVDNQACDDTISKDPLDTSNVMTMVSATELSTLIDPKHTVEKIQDNNLNFK; this is translated from the coding sequence ATGGAGTTTTTAAACAACACTACGTTTTCTTATGAGATCTGGACTGGATCCCAATTGCCTGATCACGATGCTCTCACCACGTTCAGTCTCGCATATGGAAAAGTTCATGGGTATGTTAGTCTTCTCGTTTGTTTCTTTGGAATTCCAactaatattataaatataacagtgTTGACCCGGAAGCACATGCAGACTTCAATTAACCTCATTCTAACATGGATGGCTGTTTCGGATATGTTAACTATGGTGACTTACGTACCTTTTGTCGTCCATTTCTATATTCAGTACGGAACGTATGAGTTGTCAGCCGAGAAAAATACGAAAATATGGATggaatatcttttatttcatataaacttCTCGGCATTGACTCACACTATTTCTATATGGTTAGGTGTATCACTTGCAATATTTCgatacatgcatttgaaatcaTCAGAGACGGGAAATCTTGTGCATGTTCGTCGGATCATTCGGGCTCGTATAGgcatatttgttattattgcTTGTTCAGTGTTGTTGATGATACCAAACTTCATGTCAACGAGCCTCGAACTGAAAGCAAACACATCTGAAATCGTTTATATAATCGAGGATACAAACATAGGAACCCCAAATATTACGCTGATTAATTTTGTGAACATGTGCATCTACAGTGCGCTTGCCAAGTTTGTACCATGTTTGTTAATGATTGTATTTGGAGGACTTTTGCTGCGAACTCTTGACATGCAGGTGAGAGTTAGACGTAAAAGGATGAAAAAACTAGGAGTCATTATGACACGACCATTAAATACGTCAAGGACGACAGTGTTACTGCTGATTGTTATGATCCTGTTTTTAATTACTGAACTTCCTCAAGGAATCCTTATTGTACTGAGCTTATTTAAAAGTGGGTTTTTCTTGGATGTTTACATCCCCCTTGGAGATGTTATGGATATTCTGGCATTAGTAAACAATGCCATCAATTTTGTGCTTTATTGTTCGATGAACAGAGAGTTTAGAAGAACGCTTGTTCGAATCTTGTGCACACGAGGACTAAAGCATTATCGCACGCATGCTAACACAATTGCCACAGGTACTGAACTTGTGACAGAAGCGGCACAGAAATTGTCCATGATGGTTGACAATCAAGCTTGCGATGACACCATATCAAAAGATCCGCTGGACACATCAAATGTAATGACAATGGTATCAGCAACTGAATTATCTACCCTGATTGACCCTAAACATACTGTCGAAAAAATACAAGATAACAAtctgaattttaaatga